The following proteins come from a genomic window of Limnohabitans sp. 103DPR2:
- the rplS gene encoding 50S ribosomal protein L19 yields the protein MNLIQTLEQEEIARLGKTIPDFMPGDTVIVSVNVVEGNRKRVQAYEGVVIAKRNRGLNSGFTVRKISSGEGVERTFQTYSPLIASIEVKRRGDVRRAKLYYLRDRSGKSARIKEKLPQRAAKTAAA from the coding sequence ATGAATTTGATTCAAACTCTCGAGCAGGAAGAAATTGCCCGTTTGGGTAAAACAATTCCTGACTTCATGCCTGGTGACACCGTCATCGTTAGCGTCAATGTGGTTGAAGGTAACCGCAAGCGCGTTCAGGCTTATGAAGGTGTTGTGATTGCCAAGCGCAATCGCGGCTTGAACAGTGGTTTTACTGTTCGCAAAATTTCAAGTGGTGAAGGCGTGGAGCGTACGTTCCAAACATACAGCCCCTTGATTGCCAGCATTGAAGTGAAGCGTCGTGGTGATGTTCGCCGCGCCAAGCTGTACTACTTGCGTGATCGTAGCGGCAAGTCTGCACGTATCAAAGAAAAGTTGCCACAGCGCGCTGCCAAAACAGCAGCAGCTTAA
- the trmD gene encoding tRNA (guanosine(37)-N1)-methyltransferase TrmD — MRFDVITLFPELFAPFLSSGINRRAFESGAVELKLWQLRDFSEGTYRRVDDRPFGGGPGMVMMAEPLEKCLLAIRQDRIAQNPKEAKVPVVLFSPIGQTLTHAGVASWSQSDGAILICGRYEGLDQRFIDAHVDAQISLGDFVLSGGEIAAIALLDAVARLQPGVLNDEGSHQMDSFNPALDGLLDCGHYTRPEIWHGETVPPILMSGHHADIAQWRRQQSLTLTQKHRPDLIEWARKMGKLSAKDEHFLAHFEVSAPDKT, encoded by the coding sequence ATGCGCTTTGATGTCATCACGCTGTTTCCCGAACTCTTCGCCCCCTTTTTAAGTTCTGGCATCAACCGCCGTGCGTTTGAATCTGGCGCTGTAGAGCTGAAGCTTTGGCAATTGCGAGATTTCTCCGAAGGAACTTATCGCCGTGTCGACGATCGACCCTTTGGCGGTGGGCCTGGCATGGTGATGATGGCTGAACCTTTGGAAAAGTGTTTGCTGGCCATTCGCCAAGACCGCATCGCCCAAAATCCCAAAGAAGCCAAAGTACCAGTCGTCCTTTTTTCGCCCATTGGCCAGACCTTGACCCACGCCGGCGTTGCGTCGTGGTCTCAAAGCGATGGCGCCATTTTGATTTGCGGTCGCTATGAGGGCCTTGACCAGCGCTTCATTGATGCCCATGTCGATGCCCAGATCAGTTTGGGTGACTTTGTTTTATCAGGCGGCGAAATCGCTGCCATTGCGCTCTTGGATGCCGTTGCGCGTTTGCAGCCTGGCGTTTTGAACGATGAGGGCAGTCATCAAATGGACAGCTTCAATCCAGCGCTGGATGGCTTGTTGGATTGTGGACATTACACGCGTCCTGAAATTTGGCATGGTGAAACCGTCCCGCCTATCTTGATGTCTGGCCACCATGCCGATATTGCCCAATGGCGACGTCAGCAAAGTTTGACCTTGACTCAAAAGCATCGGCCAGACCTGATTGAATGGGCCCGGAAGATGGGAAAGCTGAGCGCCAAAGATGAACACTTTTTGGCTCATTTTGAGGTGTCTGCACCTGATAAGACTTAA
- the rimM gene encoding ribosome maturation factor RimM (Essential for efficient processing of 16S rRNA), which produces MLPHLEFADMPADAIEVGRIADAWGIKGWFKVLPHSASPEALFSSKRWYLLPSDRAVGGAKSPTAKSAAPAAGGPSKPVLLKIKEAKDHADTVVACSLDVADRNQAEVLKGARIFVPRSSFPTAGADEYYWVDLLGLDVVNREGVALGQVKDLMSTGPQTVLVLSQASAEAGKPPVERMIPFVAAFVDNVDLPGRKITVDWQLDY; this is translated from the coding sequence GTGCTACCCCATTTAGAGTTTGCCGACATGCCGGCAGACGCCATCGAAGTGGGGCGTATTGCAGATGCTTGGGGCATCAAAGGCTGGTTCAAAGTCTTGCCCCACAGCGCCTCACCCGAGGCGCTTTTTTCTTCTAAGCGCTGGTATTTGCTGCCTTCCGATCGCGCTGTCGGTGGTGCAAAGTCGCCAACTGCCAAGTCGGCAGCACCTGCTGCTGGTGGCCCTTCAAAGCCCGTACTGCTCAAAATCAAAGAAGCCAAAGACCATGCCGACACCGTCGTCGCATGTTCACTGGACGTGGCCGACAGAAACCAAGCTGAAGTCCTGAAAGGGGCACGCATTTTTGTACCGCGTTCAAGTTTTCCGACTGCCGGTGCAGACGAGTATTACTGGGTGGACTTGCTGGGCTTGGATGTTGTCAACCGCGAAGGTGTGGCCTTGGGTCAGGTGAAAGACTTGATGTCCACTGGGCCTCAAACTGTGCTGGTCTTGTCGCAAGCTTCAGCAGAAGCAGGCAAGCCACCGGTGGAGCGCATGATTCCCTTTGTCGCAGCCTTTGTCGACAACGTGGACCTGCCTGGTCGCAAGATCACGGTTGATTGGCAGCTTGACTACTGA
- the rpsP gene encoding 30S ribosomal protein S16 yields MVVIRLSRGGSKARPFFNIVVADKRVRRDGRFIERIGFYNPIAKDTEEGLRVVQDRLTYWTGVGAQVSPTVQRLVKQAAAKAA; encoded by the coding sequence ATGGTTGTCATTCGTCTTTCTCGTGGCGGTTCTAAAGCCCGTCCATTTTTCAACATTGTTGTGGCTGACAAGCGCGTTCGCCGCGATGGTCGTTTCATTGAGCGCATTGGTTTTTACAACCCTATCGCCAAGGATACAGAAGAAGGCCTGCGCGTTGTGCAAGACCGTTTGACATACTGGACAGGCGTTGGCGCTCAAGTGTCTCCAACCGTTCAGCGTTTGGTCAAACAAGCTGCTGCCAAAGCTGCTTAA
- a CDS encoding GNAT family N-acetyltransferase, which translates to MPTIRPSQPSDMAAITAIYKHHVLHGTGTFEIDPPSLEDMTARREDVLSKGLPYLVLENEGQVVGFAYCNWFKPRPAYRFSAEDSIYLAADTAGKGWGRMLLAELCQAAEKVGIRKLIAVIGDSGNAGSIGVHTSVGFKHVGTVSGCGWKFERWLDIVMMEKALGLGQTQAPA; encoded by the coding sequence ATGCCAACCATTCGCCCCAGCCAACCCTCAGACATGGCCGCCATCACGGCCATTTACAAGCACCACGTCCTTCATGGAACGGGCACTTTTGAAATTGACCCACCCTCCCTTGAGGACATGACGGCCCGCAGGGAGGACGTCTTGAGCAAAGGTTTGCCCTATTTGGTCCTTGAAAATGAAGGCCAAGTGGTCGGTTTTGCCTATTGCAACTGGTTCAAACCACGCCCCGCCTATCGATTCTCAGCCGAAGATTCCATTTATCTGGCCGCAGACACCGCCGGCAAAGGCTGGGGACGCATGCTACTGGCTGAGCTGTGCCAAGCCGCCGAAAAAGTCGGTATCCGAAAGTTGATCGCAGTCATTGGCGACTCTGGCAATGCCGGCTCAATTGGCGTCCACACGTCGGTAGGCTTTAAGCACGTCGGCACTGTGTCTGGCTGCGGCTGGAAATTTGAACGCTGGCTAGACATCGTCATGATGGAAAAAGCCCTAGGACTGGGGCAAACTCAAGCACCCGCCTGA
- a CDS encoding inorganic phosphate transporter gives MDTQAALWVVMLLVALALAFDFMNGFHDAANSIATVVSTGVLKPTQAVVFAAFFNFVAIFIFHLSVAATVGKGIVQPGVVDVHVVFGALVGAITWNVITWYYGIPSSSSHALIGGIVGAVIAKAGAGALLSAGVLKTVTFIFVSPLLGFLLGSLMMVLVANLFKRSRPSKVDKWFRRLQLVSAGAYSLGHGGNDAQKTIGIIWMLLVATGYVSAAETSPPTWTIVSCYLAIGFGTMFGGWRIVKTMGQKITKLKPVGGFCAETGGALTLFLATSLGIPVSTTHTITGAIVGVGSTQRASAVRWGVAGNIVWAWILTIPASGFVAAIAYWLSLQLF, from the coding sequence ATGGACACACAAGCCGCTTTGTGGGTGGTGATGTTGCTGGTGGCTTTGGCGCTGGCATTTGACTTCATGAATGGTTTTCATGATGCCGCCAACTCAATTGCCACGGTTGTTTCAACAGGCGTTTTGAAACCAACGCAGGCCGTTGTGTTTGCAGCTTTCTTCAATTTCGTCGCCATCTTTATCTTCCACCTCAGCGTGGCTGCCACCGTTGGCAAGGGCATTGTCCAACCCGGTGTGGTCGACGTTCACGTGGTCTTTGGTGCCTTGGTAGGCGCCATCACATGGAATGTGATCACTTGGTATTACGGCATACCCAGCAGTTCCTCACATGCCCTGATTGGCGGTATTGTGGGTGCGGTCATTGCCAAAGCAGGTGCGGGTGCTTTGTTGTCTGCGGGTGTTTTGAAAACGGTGACTTTTATCTTTGTTTCGCCGCTGCTGGGTTTCCTTTTGGGTTCCCTGATGATGGTCTTGGTGGCCAATTTGTTCAAGCGCAGCAGACCTTCCAAAGTCGACAAGTGGTTCCGCCGTCTGCAACTCGTTTCAGCAGGTGCCTACAGCTTGGGTCATGGTGGTAACGATGCACAAAAAACGATCGGCATCATTTGGATGTTGCTGGTGGCAACTGGTTACGTCTCGGCTGCAGAAACATCGCCCCCCACTTGGACCATTGTTTCTTGTTACTTGGCCATTGGCTTTGGCACCATGTTTGGCGGATGGCGCATTGTCAAAACCATGGGTCAGAAAATCACCAAACTCAAGCCAGTAGGTGGCTTCTGTGCTGAAACAGGCGGTGCTTTAACACTCTTCTTGGCCACCTCCTTGGGCATTCCTGTTTCCACGACACACACCATCACGGGTGCCATTGTGGGTGTTGGCTCTACCCAACGTGCAAGTGCCGTTCGATGGGGCGTAGCGGGCAACATTGTGTGGGCCTGGATCTTGACCATCCCAGCCAGTGGTTTTGTGGCGGCCATTGCTTACTGGCTGAGCTTGCAACTTTTCTAA